The Halomonas denitrificans genome window below encodes:
- the accB gene encoding acetyl-CoA carboxylase biotin carboxyl carrier protein: MDLRKIKKLIELLEESNLAEIEIHEGEESVRLSRPGAGSPAAPPQFAMPMPMLAGPPTAGAPAPAPAPAESDGGDEDGVPDGELVRSPMVGTFYDSPNPDSDPFVKEGSKVSKGDTLCLVEAMKMFNQIEAEVSGTVVAILVESGQPVEFDQPLFVIRP, translated from the coding sequence ATGGACCTGAGAAAGATCAAGAAACTGATCGAGTTGCTCGAGGAATCGAATCTCGCGGAAATCGAGATCCACGAAGGTGAGGAGTCGGTTCGGCTCAGCCGCCCCGGCGCCGGCAGCCCCGCCGCACCCCCGCAGTTCGCGATGCCGATGCCGATGCTCGCCGGCCCGCCGACCGCCGGAGCGCCGGCGCCCGCACCCGCGCCTGCCGAGTCCGACGGCGGCGACGAGGACGGAGTGCCCGATGGCGAGCTGGTGCGCTCGCCGATGGTCGGCACCTTCTACGATTCGCCGAATCCCGACTCGGATCCGTTCGTCAAGGAGGGGTCGAAGGTCAGCAAGGGCGACACGCTGTGCCTGGTCGAGGCGATGAAGATGTTCAACCAGATCGAGGCCGAGGTTTCCGGCACCGTGGTTGCGATCCTGGTCGAATCGGGCCAGCCGGTGGAATTCGATCAGCCACTGTTCGTGATCCGTCCCTGA
- the aroQ gene encoding type II 3-dehydroquinate dehydratase, whose amino-acid sequence MRILILHGPNLNLLGRREPEVYGRTTLAEIDEALGRIARKAGCTIECVQSNAEHELVERVQAAMDDGTDGIVINPAAFTHTSVALRDALAACGRPFVEVHLSVPEAREPFRHESLLADLALARVSGFGAHSYNYGLEGLIEHLKAAASE is encoded by the coding sequence ATGCGCATCCTGATCCTGCACGGTCCGAACCTGAACCTGCTCGGCCGCCGGGAGCCCGAGGTTTACGGTCGCACCACCCTGGCCGAGATCGACGAGGCCCTGGGGCGGATCGCTCGCAAGGCGGGTTGTACGATCGAGTGCGTGCAGTCCAACGCCGAGCACGAGTTGGTCGAGCGGGTGCAGGCCGCGATGGACGACGGGACCGACGGCATCGTGATCAATCCGGCCGCGTTCACGCATACCTCGGTGGCCTTGCGCGACGCACTGGCCGCCTGCGGCCGGCCGTTCGTCGAGGTGCACCTGTCGGTGCCCGAGGCGCGCGAGCCGTTTCGCCACGAGTCGCTGCTGGCCGATCTCGCGCTGGCTCGGGTGTCCGGATTCGGAGCGCATTCCTATAACTATGGGCTGGAGGGCTTGATCGAGCACCTCAAAGCCGCTGCTTCGGAGTAG
- a CDS encoding TlpA family protein disulfide reductase: MIRALKVLAIALLGLALGIGLAWLTRGQPPAPNPGGADDAAAVGDPRPDFRHAALDGSAVEAADFDGRPLLVNFWATWCAPCIREMPLLDAFAAEQSERLSVVGIAIDDPAAVGSFVDRLGVDYPILVGAAGAVEVMDTQRRYGNAQGLLPYTVLVAADGTIAWQHLGEVERHHLEDEVLPLIE; the protein is encoded by the coding sequence ATGATTCGTGCCCTGAAGGTGCTGGCGATCGCGTTGCTGGGCCTTGCGCTCGGCATCGGCCTGGCGTGGTTGACGCGAGGCCAGCCGCCGGCACCGAACCCGGGCGGCGCGGACGACGCGGCTGCCGTCGGCGACCCCCGCCCCGATTTCCGGCACGCCGCGCTGGACGGCTCGGCGGTCGAAGCGGCCGACTTCGACGGGCGGCCGCTGCTGGTCAATTTCTGGGCAACCTGGTGTGCGCCCTGCATCCGCGAGATGCCGCTGCTCGATGCCTTCGCGGCCGAGCAGTCCGAGCGCCTTTCGGTGGTCGGGATCGCGATCGATGATCCGGCCGCGGTCGGCAGCTTCGTCGACAGGTTGGGGGTCGACTATCCGATCCTGGTCGGCGCCGCCGGGGCCGTCGAGGTCATGGACACGCAGCGGCGCTATGGCAACGCGCAGGGGCTGCTGCCGTACACGGTGCTGGTCGCGGCCGACGGGACGATCGCGTGGCAGCACCTGGGGGAAGTCGAACGCCACCACCTGGAGGACGAGGTCCTGCCGCTGATCGAGTGA
- the dsbD gene encoding protein-disulfide reductase DsbD codes for MIMWRRFLSSGSKMRAGWAGLLLAAAPAVAQIDPADLLPVEQAFSLEAEALDASTVELRWTIADGYYMYRHAFGVEGASEAVTVGELAIDAGRRYEDEFFGEVEIYRERAAIEVPLVARPTSGPVELSVKFQGCADLGVCYPPHRQMITVDLPAAESAPADVSPSGPATIPPEPLGPNGSGLDTLLSDFSSAGEQLTGRSDPLLPEQAFRVETIALGPDRLLARFTTHPDYYLYRDTIEFDPGAPGVMLAAPEFPDAVAITDEYFGDTFVYYGEVEIPVGLSRPPGPAMDLPLEVRFQGCQTDGICYPPMARTLVVDVPAAPARPARGSGPVEAIATTDAAGREGGASGAERFRSTSSAPNASEQSRLAGALAERPVLALLLFFIAGILLAFTPCVFPMVPILSGLIAGDAERMTTARAFRLSLVYVLAMAVVYTAFGVIAAVLGENLQALFQHPAVLVAFALLFVLLSLAMFGFYELQLPSSWQTRLNALSNRAEGGTLWGAAIMGGLSALVVGPCVAPALMGALIYIGQTGDAVLGGGALFAMALGMGVPLVIWGTSAGKLLPRAGVWMTAVKAAFGVGLLALAIWMLERVLPGGVIMLMWGALALVSGVYLGAFNRTEPGLAGWPRLWQGLGLILVLFGAMQLIGAAAGGRDWTRPLEPFASRAASAPATRAVEFVEVDDLAGLERALQASTRPVFLDFYADWCVDCKRMERRTFPDPAVASALGEFDLLKIDLTDFNDAHREVLAEFGLIGPPAYLFFADGRELEAFRMFGFMAPGPFRDHLANVRAAVAR; via the coding sequence ATGATCATGTGGCGACGATTCCTGAGCTCGGGATCGAAGATGCGCGCCGGGTGGGCCGGGCTGCTCCTCGCCGCCGCCCCGGCCGTCGCCCAGATCGACCCGGCCGACCTGCTGCCGGTCGAGCAGGCGTTCTCGCTCGAGGCCGAGGCGCTCGATGCGTCCACGGTAGAGCTGCGCTGGACGATCGCCGACGGCTATTACATGTATCGCCACGCGTTCGGCGTCGAGGGCGCCAGCGAGGCCGTGACGGTGGGCGAGCTCGCGATCGACGCGGGCCGACGCTACGAGGACGAGTTCTTCGGCGAGGTGGAGATCTACCGCGAACGCGCTGCGATCGAGGTTCCGCTGGTCGCCCGGCCGACATCGGGACCGGTGGAGCTGTCGGTGAAGTTCCAGGGCTGCGCCGACCTCGGCGTGTGCTACCCGCCGCACCGCCAGATGATCACCGTCGACCTGCCGGCGGCCGAATCGGCACCGGCGGATGTGTCCCCCAGCGGGCCGGCAACGATTCCGCCGGAACCGCTCGGGCCGAACGGTTCCGGGCTGGACACCCTGCTCAGCGATTTCAGCAGCGCCGGTGAGCAGCTGACCGGCCGCAGCGATCCGCTGCTTCCGGAACAGGCATTCCGCGTCGAGACGATCGCCCTCGGGCCCGACCGCCTGCTGGCCCGGTTCACCACCCACCCGGACTACTACCTCTATCGCGACACGATCGAGTTCGATCCCGGCGCGCCCGGGGTGATGCTCGCCGCACCCGAGTTTCCCGATGCCGTCGCGATCACCGACGAGTACTTCGGCGACACCTTCGTCTACTACGGCGAAGTGGAGATCCCGGTCGGCCTGTCCAGGCCCCCGGGGCCCGCGATGGACCTTCCGCTGGAGGTGCGCTTCCAGGGCTGCCAGACCGACGGCATCTGCTACCCGCCGATGGCGCGCACGCTCGTCGTCGACGTGCCGGCGGCCCCGGCGCGGCCGGCTCGTGGGTCCGGGCCCGTCGAGGCCATCGCGACGACCGACGCCGCGGGCCGGGAGGGGGGCGCTTCCGGGGCCGAACGTTTCCGGTCCACCTCCTCCGCGCCGAACGCCAGCGAACAGAGTCGCCTGGCCGGTGCCCTGGCCGAGCGGCCCGTGCTGGCGCTGTTGCTGTTCTTCATTGCCGGCATCCTGCTGGCCTTCACGCCGTGCGTGTTCCCGATGGTGCCGATCCTGTCCGGCCTCATCGCCGGCGACGCGGAGCGCATGACCACGGCGCGCGCGTTCCGGCTGTCGCTGGTCTACGTGCTGGCCATGGCGGTCGTCTACACCGCGTTCGGGGTGATCGCCGCGGTGCTCGGAGAGAACCTGCAGGCGCTGTTCCAGCATCCGGCCGTGCTGGTGGCCTTCGCGCTGCTGTTCGTGCTCCTTTCGCTGGCGATGTTCGGCTTCTACGAGCTGCAGCTGCCGTCGTCCTGGCAGACCCGTCTGAACGCCCTGTCCAATCGCGCCGAGGGCGGCACCCTGTGGGGCGCGGCGATCATGGGCGGGCTGTCGGCGCTGGTCGTCGGGCCCTGCGTGGCCCCGGCGCTGATGGGCGCGTTGATCTACATCGGCCAGACCGGCGACGCAGTGCTCGGCGGAGGCGCACTGTTCGCGATGGCGCTGGGCATGGGCGTGCCCCTGGTGATCTGGGGAACCTCGGCCGGCAAGCTGCTGCCGCGGGCCGGGGTCTGGATGACGGCGGTCAAGGCGGCATTCGGCGTCGGCCTGCTCGCGCTGGCCATCTGGATGCTCGAGCGGGTGCTTCCGGGCGGCGTGATCATGCTGATGTGGGGTGCGCTGGCGCTGGTCTCGGGGGTCTATCTCGGCGCCTTCAACCGCACCGAGCCCGGCCTGGCCGGCTGGCCGCGGCTGTGGCAGGGACTGGGCCTGATCCTGGTGCTGTTCGGTGCGATGCAGTTGATCGGCGCCGCGGCCGGCGGACGCGACTGGACCCGGCCGCTGGAGCCGTTCGCGTCGCGCGCCGCATCCGCACCGGCGACCCGGGCCGTCGAGTTCGTCGAAGTGGACGACCTGGCCGGACTGGAGCGCGCACTGCAGGCCTCGACACGCCCCGTGTTCCTCGACTTCTATGCCGACTGGTGCGTGGACTGCAAGCGGATGGAGCGCCGCACCTTTCCCGACCCGGCCGTGGCCTCGGCGCTCGGCGAGTTCGACCTGCTGAAGATCGACCTGACGGACTTCAACGATGCCCACCGCGAGGTGCTCGCCGAGTTCGGCCTCATCGGCCCGCCGGCCTACCTGTTCTTCGCCGACGGCCGGGAGCTCGAGGCGTTCCGGATGTTCGGCTTCATGGCCCCCGGACCCTTCCGCGACCACCTGGCAAACGTTCGCGCAGCCGTCGCCCGATGA
- a CDS encoding divalent-cation tolerance protein CutA — MSEPDDLLLVHTTCADVGQARTLSEALVDRRLAACVTVGAAVGSTYPWGGAIQHDEEIPLTLKTTRAALPALKAALAELHPYDVPEVLAVPVVDASDDYAAWVRRWLDGSEA; from the coding sequence ATGAGCGAACCCGACGACCTGTTGCTGGTCCATACCACCTGCGCCGATGTCGGCCAGGCCCGGACGCTGTCCGAGGCCCTGGTCGACCGCCGCCTGGCCGCCTGCGTCACCGTGGGCGCCGCCGTGGGCTCGACCTATCCGTGGGGCGGCGCCATCCAGCACGACGAGGAGATTCCCTTGACCCTGAAGACCACCCGAGCCGCGCTCCCCGCCCTGAAGGCCGCACTCGCCGAACTGCATCCCTACGACGTCCCGGAGGTTCTGGCGGTGCCGGTCGTCGATGCGTCCGACGACTACGCCGCGTGGGTCCGGCGCTGGCTGGACGGGAGCGAGGCATGA
- the groES gene encoding co-chaperone GroES, protein MNLRPLHDRVIVKRVEEERTTAGGIVIPDSATEKPIKGEVLAVGNGKILEDGSKRELDIKVGDKVLFGKYSGTEVKVEGEELLVMREDDVMAVIEG, encoded by the coding sequence ATGAATCTGCGTCCCCTGCATGATCGCGTGATCGTCAAGCGTGTCGAGGAAGAACGAACCACCGCCGGTGGCATCGTGATTCCGGACAGTGCAACCGAAAAGCCCATCAAGGGCGAGGTGCTGGCGGTCGGCAACGGCAAGATCCTCGAAGACGGCAGCAAGCGCGAGCTCGACATCAAGGTCGGCGACAAGGTGCTGTTCGGCAAGTACTCCGGCACCGAAGTCAAGGTCGAAGGCGAGGAACTTCTGGTGATGCGCGAAGACGACGTCATGGCGGTCATCGAAGGCTGA
- the groL gene encoding chaperonin GroEL (60 kDa chaperone family; promotes refolding of misfolded polypeptides especially under stressful conditions; forms two stacked rings of heptamers to form a barrel-shaped 14mer; ends can be capped by GroES; misfolded proteins enter the barrel where they are refolded when GroES binds), whose protein sequence is MSAKEVRFSEDARTKMLKGVDTLARAVSVTLGPKGRNVVLEKSFGAPTVTKDGVSVAKEIELENKFENMGAQMVKEVASQTSDTAGDGTTTATVLAAAMLREGMKAVTAGMNPMDLKRGLDKAVRAAVEELKKLSIPCTDDKSIAQVGTISANSDEEIGKIIAEAMSKVGKEGVITVEEGQSLDNELDVVEGMQFDRGYLSPYFVTDQQTMQVELENPYILLHDKKISNVRDLLPVLESVAKQSRSLVIVSEDIEGEALATLVVNNLRGIVKVAAVKAPGFGDRRKAMLEDMAILTGGQVISEEVGLSLEKATVDQLGSAKKVQITKENTTIIDGAGDAAAIESRVGQIRAQIEDASSDYDREKLQERVAKLAGGVAVIKVGAATEVEMKEKKARVEDALHATRAAVEEGVVPGGGTALIRALSAIGGLKGDNEEQNLGIKIALRAMEEPLRKIVSNAGGEPAVVLGKVRDGSGNFGFNAATGEFVDMIESGILDPTKVTRSALQNAASVAGLMITTECMIAELPKDDDAGGGGDMGGMGGMGGMGGMM, encoded by the coding sequence ATGAGTGCCAAAGAAGTCCGTTTCTCCGAGGACGCCCGTACCAAGATGCTCAAGGGCGTCGACACCCTGGCGCGTGCCGTCAGCGTGACCCTCGGCCCCAAGGGCCGCAACGTCGTGCTCGAAAAGAGCTTCGGCGCCCCCACCGTGACCAAGGACGGCGTGTCCGTGGCCAAGGAAATCGAACTGGAGAACAAGTTCGAGAACATGGGTGCGCAGATGGTCAAGGAAGTCGCGTCCCAGACCTCCGATACTGCCGGTGACGGCACCACGACCGCTACCGTGCTGGCCGCCGCCATGCTACGCGAAGGCATGAAGGCGGTCACCGCCGGCATGAACCCGATGGACCTGAAGCGCGGCCTGGACAAGGCCGTCCGCGCCGCCGTCGAAGAGCTGAAGAAGCTGTCGATTCCGTGCACCGACGACAAGTCGATCGCCCAGGTCGGCACGATCTCGGCCAACTCCGACGAAGAGATCGGCAAGATCATCGCCGAGGCGATGAGCAAGGTCGGCAAGGAAGGCGTCATCACGGTCGAGGAAGGCCAGTCGCTGGATAACGAGCTGGACGTCGTCGAAGGCATGCAGTTCGACCGTGGCTACCTGTCGCCGTACTTCGTGACCGACCAGCAGACGATGCAGGTCGAGCTCGAGAACCCGTACATCCTGCTGCACGACAAGAAGATCTCCAACGTGCGCGATCTGCTGCCGGTGCTGGAATCGGTGGCCAAGCAGAGCCGCAGCCTGGTGATCGTGTCCGAGGACATCGAAGGCGAAGCGCTGGCCACCCTGGTGGTCAACAACCTGCGCGGCATCGTCAAGGTCGCGGCCGTCAAGGCACCGGGCTTCGGCGACCGCCGCAAGGCGATGCTCGAAGACATGGCCATCCTGACCGGCGGCCAGGTCATCTCCGAGGAAGTCGGCCTGAGCCTGGAGAAGGCAACCGTCGACCAGCTGGGCTCGGCCAAGAAGGTCCAGATCACCAAGGAGAACACCACGATCATCGACGGCGCCGGCGATGCGGCGGCGATCGAGAGCCGGGTCGGGCAGATCCGCGCCCAGATCGAGGACGCAAGCTCCGACTACGACCGCGAGAAGCTGCAGGAACGCGTGGCCAAGCTGGCCGGCGGTGTGGCCGTGATCAAGGTGGGTGCCGCCACCGAAGTCGAGATGAAGGAAAAGAAGGCCCGCGTCGAAGATGCGCTGCACGCCACCCGTGCTGCCGTCGAGGAAGGCGTGGTCCCGGGCGGCGGTACCGCGCTGATCCGCGCGCTGAGCGCGATCGGCGGCCTGAAGGGCGACAACGAGGAGCAGAACCTCGGCATCAAGATCGCCCTGCGTGCGATGGAAGAACCGCTGCGCAAGATCGTGTCGAACGCTGGCGGCGAACCCGCCGTGGTGCTCGGCAAGGTCCGCGACGGCTCCGGCAACTTCGGCTTCAATGCAGCCACCGGCGAGTTCGTCGACATGATCGAGTCCGGCATCCTGGACCCGACCAAGGTCACCCGCTCCGCGCTGCAGAACGCCGCGTCCGTGGCCGGCCTGATGATCACCACCGAGTGCATGATCGCCGAACTGCCGAAGGACGACGATGCCGGCGGCGGCGGTGACATGGGTGGTATGGGTGGTATGGGCGGAATGGGCGGCATGATGTAA
- a CDS encoding amidoligase family protein, whose translation MIEFRPLPWLETAEGTPRRVGVELEMAGVDAETIARAVTDEVGGRFDADSAFSGHVVDSELGEFRVELDAEILTSRRYLDSLQQIGIDLGGGAVRDNVESLLSRLTGLVVPHELVCPPVPLDALPRIDAIRHRLNEAGARGTEASALYAFGLQFNIEIHDDGVPALLSILRAFLLRVDAIIEKEDIDFSRKLTPYVHSFPEDFVAHLLDPDYAPTREGLIDDYLRFSPTRNRPLDALPLFAWLDADRVAAAPVEHALIKARPAWHYRLPNCRIDDPDWTLAQPWSEWVEVECLAAQPRELVRTARRRLASSSALKRWWAGAWRALTSRGGS comes from the coding sequence GTGATCGAATTCCGACCGTTGCCCTGGCTCGAAACGGCGGAGGGAACGCCGCGTCGGGTCGGGGTCGAACTGGAGATGGCCGGCGTCGATGCCGAGACCATCGCACGCGCCGTGACCGACGAGGTCGGCGGCCGCTTCGATGCCGACAGCGCGTTTTCCGGTCACGTCGTGGATTCCGAGCTCGGCGAGTTCCGCGTCGAGCTCGACGCGGAAATCCTCACCTCCCGCCGCTACCTCGATTCGCTCCAGCAGATCGGCATCGACCTCGGCGGCGGGGCGGTCCGCGACAACGTCGAATCGCTCCTGTCGCGCTTGACCGGCCTGGTCGTTCCCCATGAACTGGTCTGCCCGCCGGTGCCGCTGGACGCGCTGCCGCGGATCGACGCGATCCGACACCGCCTCAACGAGGCCGGCGCCCGGGGCACGGAGGCGTCCGCCCTTTATGCCTTCGGCCTGCAGTTCAACATCGAGATCCACGACGACGGCGTGCCCGCACTGCTGTCGATCCTGCGTGCCTTCCTGCTCCGGGTCGATGCGATCATCGAAAAGGAAGACATCGATTTCTCGCGCAAGCTGACCCCGTACGTGCACTCGTTTCCGGAGGATTTCGTCGCCCACCTGCTCGACCCCGACTACGCGCCGACGCGAGAGGGACTGATCGACGACTACCTGCGCTTCTCGCCGACCCGGAACCGGCCCCTGGACGCGCTGCCGCTGTTCGCCTGGCTGGATGCGGACCGGGTCGCCGCCGCGCCGGTCGAGCATGCGCTGATCAAGGCGCGGCCGGCCTGGCACTACCGGCTGCCGAATTGCCGCATCGATGACCCCGACTGGACGCTCGCCCAGCCCTGGTCGGAATGGGTGGAGGTCGAGTGCCTGGCGGCCCAACCGCGCGAGCTGGTCCGGACCGCGCGTCGGCGCCTGGCGTCTTCGAGCGCCTTGAAGCGGTGGTGGGCCGGCGCCTGGCGGGCACTGACGTCTCGCGGCGGCTCGTGA
- a CDS encoding gamma-glutamyl-gamma-aminobutyrate hydrolase family protein (Members of this family of hydrolases with an active site Cys residue belong to MEROPS family C26.) has product MSRPVIGVTGPDRGGLAAWWFSALGVRLAGGRPLRIRPRRPHPIDAVDGLIIGGGADVSPDLYGQQRRLPVGELADRGASGWRRALGYVLFPLLWLVRRVLSKKHGGLDADRDALETGLIRQALATGRPMLGICRGMQLINVTCGGSLHQSLTGFYDEVAQIRSVLPRKKVRIAPGSRLAAILGCTRCRVNSLHSQAIDRLADGLSAVARESNGVMQAWEHTGEPLRLGVQWHPEYLPQRAEQRALFQALVDAAGNRP; this is encoded by the coding sequence GTGAGTCGCCCGGTGATCGGCGTCACCGGCCCCGATCGCGGCGGCCTGGCGGCCTGGTGGTTCTCCGCCCTGGGCGTGCGCCTGGCCGGGGGCCGCCCGCTGCGCATCCGGCCCCGTCGACCGCATCCGATCGACGCGGTCGACGGACTGATCATCGGCGGCGGGGCCGACGTCAGCCCCGACCTCTACGGCCAGCAACGGCGGCTGCCGGTCGGCGAACTGGCCGACCGGGGCGCATCCGGCTGGCGACGGGCACTGGGCTACGTGCTCTTTCCCCTGCTCTGGCTCGTCCGCCGCGTGCTCAGCAAGAAACACGGCGGCCTGGACGCCGACCGCGATGCGCTGGAGACCGGCCTGATCCGCCAGGCGCTGGCGACCGGCCGGCCGATGCTCGGAATCTGTCGCGGGATGCAATTGATCAACGTGACCTGCGGCGGCTCCTTGCACCAGTCCCTGACCGGCTTCTACGACGAGGTCGCCCAGATCCGCTCGGTGCTGCCGCGCAAGAAGGTCCGCATCGCGCCGGGCAGCCGACTCGCGGCGATCCTCGGCTGCACCCGTTGTCGAGTCAATTCGCTGCATTCCCAGGCCATCGACCGCCTGGCCGACGGACTGTCCGCGGTCGCGCGCGAATCCAACGGCGTGATGCAGGCCTGGGAGCATACGGGCGAACCGCTGCGGCTCGGCGTTCAGTGGCACCCCGAGTACCTGCCGCAGCGTGCCGAGCAACGGGCGTTGTTCCAGGCCCTGGTCGACGCCGCCGGGAATCGTCCGTGA